In the genome of Candidatus Limnocylindria bacterium, the window GCGGCTAGCGGCCCGTCCTGGCGAGGACCTCCGCCCAGGACTGCGTTTTCATGAGCGCCTTGCCCTTCGCGATCTGATCCGCGTCGAACCAGTTCGCGGGGTCGACGCGATCGATCGGATACACCGGCCGCATGAAGTCCTTCTCGAGCCCGTACGGGACCGTCGCATCGATGCCCATCCCGCCCTCGAAGCGGATGTTCATGCCGGTCCACTCGGCGCTCCCGGCGGTCACGCGCTCGGACGGGATGAACGTCTGCCCCGCTCCGCCCGGGACCGGCTTGAGCAGGTCCTGATTCGGATTCACGCGCGTCGTCAGCGCCCAGATGATGTCGTCCATGCTGTAGATATCGACGTCGCTGTCGACAGCGATGCAGAGGCGCAGACCCGCGCTCGTCGCCATCGACGCGGCGATGAAGTTCCGCACCCAGCCGTCGTCGGTCTTGAGACGCTTCTTCACCTGCAGGATGCAGCCGGCCCAGTCGGTCATCGGGAACGGGATGTTCACGTCCTGGATCAGGCCGGGCTGGATCCGGTCGCAGAGCTCCCAGAACGCGGCCTCGCGCACCGTCGTGTCGATGTTGTTGCAGTCATACATGTGCACGCCCATCGGGTAGATGAACGGGCGCTTCTCGCGCTTGCGCATCGTGATCGCGGTGACGTGGAAGGTCTGCGTGCGGTAGGCCTTCCCCATGTAGCCGGCCCATTCCGGATGGAAGTGGAAGCGGCCCTGCGTGTCGGCGTCCTCGGCCTCCTTCGTTTCGTAGCGCTTGTCGCGCGCGTGGAGATATCCCTCGAGCACGTACTCGGAGTCCGCGACGGCATACGCGTCGACCGTGCGCGCCTTCACGAGTCGCGTCGGGAAGCCCTGCACCGCGCCAGCTGCGCCGAGCTCATCGCCGCCGCGCGGCAGGACGACGTAGTCGAAGCCGCCGCCGGCGAGGAGCGTGGACGCGACAGGAAGACCGAAGCACACCGTGAGCGGGATCGGCTGGTCGTCCTTGTAGTGCTCGGTGAGGATCTGCCACATGTGCGATCCCGGCGAGGACTGGAACGTCCCGACGTTGCCCCAGCGAAAGTTCATGCGGTTGTAGCCGATGTGGCTGCCGCCCCAGAAGTACTTCCCGACGACGACGCTGTTGCCGCTTCCGATCGTGATCTCGCCCTCGAGGTGCGTGTGTCGGATGGCCATGATGAATTTGTTCACATCGAGGTCGTCGGTGATGACCTCTTCCTGGCACGGCGCCTGGTCCTGCGGGATCACCTCGTTCGCGATCGGGTGCGTGAGCGAATATGCGAGCTTGCGCGTGCGGTCGGTGGCGTTGTCGTAGCCGAACATGCGGTCGACGATGTCCATGTTCGCGAACAGGTTCGTGATGGCCCGCGCGTGCGGATAGCCCTTCACGTTGTTGAAGAGGATCGGGTAGCTCCCGTCGAAGTGCTTCTGGATGCCCGTGAGCTGGAGGTCGCCGTCGACCTCGACGTCCGTCTCCATGAGCAGCCCCTCGCGTCGCAGCCATTCGACGGTCGCGGGTAGCGACCGCAGCGCATCTTTTGGCGCGGGCTTCACCGCCCGCGGATCCGCGAGGCGCGTTTTGTTCCGCGTGAGCTCAGCCTGCA includes:
- a CDS encoding UbiD family decarboxylase — translated: MATVQAELTRNKTRLADPRAVKPAPKDALRSLPATVEWLRREGLLMETDVEVDGDLQLTGIQKHFDGSYPILFNNVKGYPHARAITNLFANMDIVDRMFGYDNATDRTRKLAYSLTHPIANEVIPQDQAPCQEEVITDDLDVNKFIMAIRHTHLEGEITIGSGNSVVVGKYFWGGSHIGYNRMNFRWGNVGTFQSSPGSHMWQILTEHYKDDQPIPLTVCFGLPVASTLLAGGGFDYVVLPRGGDELGAAGAVQGFPTRLVKARTVDAYAVADSEYVLEGYLHARDKRYETKEAEDADTQGRFHFHPEWAGYMGKAYRTQTFHVTAITMRKREKRPFIYPMGVHMYDCNNIDTTVREAAFWELCDRIQPGLIQDVNIPFPMTDWAGCILQVKKRLKTDDGWVRNFIAASMATSAGLRLCIAVDSDVDIYSMDDIIWALTTRVNPNQDLLKPVPGGAGQTFIPSERVTAGSAEWTGMNIRFEGGMGIDATVPYGLEKDFMRPVYPIDRVDPANWFDADQIAKGKALMKTQSWAEVLARTGR